The following proteins are co-located in the Mus pahari chromosome 14, PAHARI_EIJ_v1.1, whole genome shotgun sequence genome:
- the LOC110332559 gene encoding secreted and transmembrane protein 1A-like isoform X3, with product MPTCPSVPDIPILWLLLLLVVSLNAQNKSWDKPVCTEGIVSVPRGSPAVMTCNISNTFTDVTIQLSAYGKDRIIFEKKPQGNFSWHGWELQVRGGQAQLVIKDTQDNHTGIYLWQLHGGQRYYTNTVLNISEPSNEDKATDTRLFTPFPGTVVPRSPRWNVPQCLT from the exons ATGCCGACCTGCCCTTCGGTGCCCGATATCCCTATCCTctggctgctcctgctcctggtGGTCTCTCTGAATGCTCAGAATAAAA GCTGGGACAAACCTGTCTGCACCGAGGGCATCGTGTCTGTGCCTAGAGGCAGTCCTGCAGTGATGACCTGTAACATCTCTAACACCTTCACCGACGTCACCATCCAGCTGTCTGCCTATGGAAAGGACAGGATCATCTTCGAGAAAAAGCCccaaggaaacttctcttggCATGGGTGGGAGCTCCAAGTTCGAGGGGGGCAGGCACAGCTTGTGATCAAAGACACCCAGGACAACCACACAGGGATATACTTGTGGCAgctgcatggaggccagagatactACACAAACACCGTCCTGAATATCTCAG agccttccAACGAGGACAAGGCCACAGACACCAGGCTCTTCACACCCTTCCCAG GCACCGTCGTTCCTAGAAGCCCCAGATGGAATGTACCTCAGTGCCTGACTTGA
- the LOC110332559 gene encoding secreted and transmembrane protein 1A-like isoform X2 translates to MPTCPSVPDIPILWLLLLLVVSLNAQNKSWDKPVCTEGIVSVPRGSPAVMTCNISNTFTDVTIQLSAYGKDRIIFEKKPQGNFSWHGWELQVRGGQAQLVIKDTQDNHTGIYLWQLHGGQRYYTNTVLNISDHAKSSPLEGKPGTLVGVITVFIVGVAGFITFIYYRHRRS, encoded by the exons ATGCCGACCTGCCCTTCGGTGCCCGATATCCCTATCCTctggctgctcctgctcctggtGGTCTCTCTGAATGCTCAGAATAAAA GCTGGGACAAACCTGTCTGCACCGAGGGCATCGTGTCTGTGCCTAGAGGCAGTCCTGCAGTGATGACCTGTAACATCTCTAACACCTTCACCGACGTCACCATCCAGCTGTCTGCCTATGGAAAGGACAGGATCATCTTCGAGAAAAAGCCccaaggaaacttctcttggCATGGGTGGGAGCTCCAAGTTCGAGGGGGGCAGGCACAGCTTGTGATCAAAGACACCCAGGACAACCACACAGGGATATACTTGTGGCAgctgcatggaggccagagatactACACAAACACCGTCCTGAATATCTCAG ATCACGCGAAGAGTTCTCCGCTAGAGGGCAAGCCTGGGACCCTTGTGGGAGTCATCACTGTCTTCATCGTTGGAGTCGCCGGATTCATTACATTTATCTACTACAGGCACCGTCGTTCCTAG
- the LOC110332559 gene encoding secreted and transmembrane protein 1A-like isoform X1: MPTCPSVPDIPILWLLLLLVVSLNAQNKSWDKPVCTEGIVSVPRGSPAVMTCNISNTFTDVTIQLSAYGKDRIIFEKKPQGNFSWHGWELQVRGGQAQLVIKDTQDNHTGIYLWQLHGGQRYYTNTVLNISEPSNEDKATDTRLFTPFPDHAKSSPLEGKPGTLVGVITVFIVGVAGFITFIYYRHRRS, encoded by the exons ATGCCGACCTGCCCTTCGGTGCCCGATATCCCTATCCTctggctgctcctgctcctggtGGTCTCTCTGAATGCTCAGAATAAAA GCTGGGACAAACCTGTCTGCACCGAGGGCATCGTGTCTGTGCCTAGAGGCAGTCCTGCAGTGATGACCTGTAACATCTCTAACACCTTCACCGACGTCACCATCCAGCTGTCTGCCTATGGAAAGGACAGGATCATCTTCGAGAAAAAGCCccaaggaaacttctcttggCATGGGTGGGAGCTCCAAGTTCGAGGGGGGCAGGCACAGCTTGTGATCAAAGACACCCAGGACAACCACACAGGGATATACTTGTGGCAgctgcatggaggccagagatactACACAAACACCGTCCTGAATATCTCAG agccttccAACGAGGACAAGGCCACAGACACCAGGCTCTTCACACCCTTCCCAG ATCACGCGAAGAGTTCTCCGCTAGAGGGCAAGCCTGGGACCCTTGTGGGAGTCATCACTGTCTTCATCGTTGGAGTCGCCGGATTCATTACATTTATCTACTACAGGCACCGTCGTTCCTAG